The segment tgtgtgtgtgtgtgtgcagggagaTATcgctgaaataaaaaacaggaagaggagatAGAGCAGCGCCTTCTCTGAAATACTTTTTGGATCTCCAGCTGTCAAAGTTCCTCTTCTGTCCCTTACCGAAGGTCCCTCTCATGGGCAAAGTGAAGGGCGAGTCTGGGCGCTTTGCTCGGAGGCCAGACAACTCTGCTTTCAAACAGCAGAGGCTACCTGCCTGGTCTCCCATGCTAACAGCTAACACTGTGCTGCCTTTCTTCTACTTCATGGCTTTGATATGTATGCTACTGGGAGTATGGCTGCTTCTTACAGTGCAGAGCACACAGGAAATaaaggtgagtgtgtgtttgcttctgaAAATTGCACTTAGTTGTTTTTTTGATCTGTGGAAATATTTTAGTAACACACAAAATGTACGTGTGAGAGATGAAGAGAACGCATGTCATTGTGTGCAATAAAAAAGGGAGGGACAAAGAGAAAATATCAAAGATTATGCTTTGAGTTAGGTAGTTTATTCACAATTTATTATACTCTAATGAACTCTCTACTGCCTTCTCAGCTGGACTACACAGAAGCCGGGACGTGTGATATATGTTTTGAAAAGCGTAAAAATGTGAGCTATGCGGCACAAACCTGCAGCTGCAAGGTGGTGTTTCCCATCGAGAAAGCATTCAAGGTAACCATCTCTTTAgtgtgacaaaataatctgaGCTCGAGTTCCATGTAAGATTTTCTGGAGAACAAGTATGGTTCAAAGCTCTGAAAAAGCTTGGCCCTTGAgtaaagattattttgtcaaactactatATTCCAAAGTCAGGCATCAACTTTCACACCCAATATCCAACATGCCCTATTTCCAGTGCTTTCATTTCTTTGTCAGCATTTGTGTTTGCACACCTATGCTGATGATATGTATCCTGCTGCGGTTCCAGGGAGATGTCTTTTTCTACTATGGCCTCCAAAACTTCCATCAGAACCTCCGCAGATACATGGACTCCAGAGATGATGGACAGATGGTTGGCAGGAAGAAAAACTTAAAGGTAACTCCAGTAATTTATCACTGTAACATTGTTAGGACACTTTATTTACTGTCAGTATAATAATATTCACGTGGACAAAAAATACTGCAAGTGACCCTTTCAGCCCCAAGATAGCTTTGTTTGAAACTGAAGTGGTAcactgatttgttttctttttaatgcaGAGGTGGACAAACTAAGACGAGGTCTTTTGCTTAAGTCAAAGTAACAACACTACATCGTAAAGATACTCTTTAACAACTATTAACAGCAAAGTGTAcgtaaagtatcaaaagtaaaagtagtattTATACAGCAGCGATTATTATTgcatattataattttttaattatttttactgaTTTAATTactgtgtaagcagcattttaatgtggTAGTGGGTGGAGGtgaagcacattttaaaaactacaCAAAAATACGCTTACACGTACCATAAAATTGTACCTTTGTATAGTGCTTCACTAAATCTACTCAGGACACCACTGTTAAATAATCTTTCTGAGTGTCTCCATTAACATTGTTTCCTGACTAGAACCCGAGTTCATACTGCGAGCCATATGCCAAAGACCAAAATGAACTCCCTATTGCCCCCTGTGGCGCTGTGGCCAACAGTATCTTTAATGGTAAGCTCCACTAATGACACATCAATCATCACGTCCATCTTCTACTTTCCCTCTTACTGGCCTCTTAACTCCCATCTGTTCTCCCAGACTCCTTTTCTCTGACCTATCACGGCTCCAGTGGTCTTTCAGTGCCGGTTCCTCTGTTAAGGGAGGGTATCGCCTGGTATACGGACAAAAATATCAAGTTCCGCAATCCAAAGATTGATAACTTAACACTGGCTCAAGTTTTTGAAGGTAAAATTGAATGAAACCTTGATCAAGCACAGTTTTTTTTAGTCAGTACTCCAGTATACCAGATATCATTTATCATGTCTGTTTTGTGATTGCTACATAGGTACAGTAAAGCCTCTGTACTGGCAGAAGCCTGTGTATGAGCTTGATACCCACAACCCGACCAACAACGGCTTCATCAATGATGACCTGATCATATGGATGAGAGAGGCAGCCTTCCccaacttcaagaagctctatGGAGTTTTATACCGAGCCAACAATCCCTTTACTAAGGGTCTGCCAGAAGGAAATTACAGCATTGAGATATCGTATAGTATCCTTTCACTGCTATGTTTTTCATGGGAACTTGTGTGGGTTAGAATAGGTTACACGTGTCCCACTGTGTGCACTTGTTTCCTTTATCTTATCTGCTGTTAAACACAAGCATATGGAGAGACTATTTTAAGATTGCAGGCCTGCTATTTTCCATCGAGCTCCTCTTTGTGATCACCTATTTTCAGCCTTGACCTCTGCCTTTCCAGACTTCCCAGTGCAGTACTTCCAAGGCAGAAAGGAAGTGGTGCTGACCACACTGACCTGGTTTGGAGGTCAGAACCATTTCCTGCCCATTGCTTACCTAGTAACCAGCAGCTTGATCCTACTGATAGCCGTCACCCTCACTGTGGCCTGGTTAAAGTTCGGGAAGAATGGGAATAACATGGAGGAATGAAGCATAAAACGTGCTCTGGGATGGTGAAAAACTCACAAGCAGCTGAAAAGTGATAATTCTCGCGTTGCTTAGGAGCGGTTTTAAACAGATAACAAATCTGAAATGACAAGAACATTGTTCATTTGATACAATACCACAGCAGCATGTGTTGGAAAGCCAATGGAGAATCAAGTTTGACATCTGGAAATTTACTTTCCCTATCAACTAAATGATCCACATGTGTTACGGCTTCTATTGCGATGATGTTGCTCTGAACAACACACTGAAAGTTGGGGGTATTAGAACAGGCTTCAAGCTTTCTCTACATCTCTTAATTTTAAAGCACACCATTTTGTCTGTGCACTGTTAATATTTAtgaatataattatattacttTAACATTTACTAAAATCCAGTCATGGTGTTGAGGCTGCATTTCACATCTCAGTAAATGTAAAGTGGAAAAACGACTCTTTAATAAAGTGTAACAGAAGTACACCATCTGTGAGACAATCCCTGTAATGCCAATTATTAAGATTGAATAAAAGGTGACATTTTGTGGACAAGGATTTTAATTACAGCACAGTTAAGATTAGTCAGTGTAGCTTCAATGTCAGCGTCCTTATATGGAACCACAGATGCTAAATGCTATTTTACCTTATAACAAGACCTGAGTGTAGAGCCATGCTAGCACCTCTGTGCGGCTGTGCTTGGGCACAGCAGTGCATTGAACTAAATGCCAACATCTGTATGCCTAACATATTGATGATTTGCAGTATAACGTTTACCACGTTGaccattttagtttagcatgctcatgtttgctaattagcacttaaCACAAAGTATAGCTGGGGCTGACGGGAGGTATGTagtcaaattaaaatttttaactttaaatgtgtcatttatttGGAAGCATTGATGTCTGGACCGATGGATCAACAGACCTTGCCATGTGACATGTTGGGCAAGGATAAAATACTTAATGTCTGTAAATGTCAGTTAACTCATGTATGTGTAGACAAAGTAAACAGAcatttgtactgtatattatgGCCCATAAGATTGTAATAAAGCATTTCCTTTTATAAACTCTTTATTTCTCTATATACAATCagtgagacacaaacacaatcccTCTGTGACCAGGGAGCACCAAAACTTTGTAAATTGCCTTGGCTCTTGAGCATAATCAAAGCATGATTGGTGGCACAGCTGTGTGAATAACACCTTCCCCGGCGTGAGGTTGCTATCCTGCAATGTTATAAAGCAGCCTGTTCCTGCTCCGTCCGAGTGTTTGGTCAGATTAGTACCACAGGAGAGGAATGCAGTATACTGGTGCTACAATGACTGAACACATCCTACTACAACTATAAGCCGTATCCAAACCagtccaaaaaacaaacacacacacacaggactgaAATATCGAAACAGCTTACCACGCATACAGATGTTGATGCACATAAGATACAAGGCAGGAACAAGTCACACTCAAATGCATTAGGACAGATCAAACACCCATTTCAACACGAGACAATCACCACGATGcacaaataaaatctaaaagttcaggacaaacacacaggaaactCTGAAATCATCAGCTGTAACAGATTTACCCATCTACCTCTTCTCTGTACCTTTTTACAAGTACATCATCAACTAACAAggcttttaaaaagaaattaccTACATTAAGACTGCTTTAATGTTTGGCTAAATTTGCACTGTTGGCACAATTGGGGaagttggttttgttttatattgacATTGCGTAAACACAAAGGTCAAAATTTGGTCTTCAATAGCATAACTTTTTTTGAGTGGGGGGCGGGGGGGTCATTGGATAGATTCTCCCGATAAGCCTTTTCAAGTTTAATACCTGACAAAGTTAACTACTTACAGTCAGTAATGTGTCCACAACAGTGCAACCACAGGTCTTTGATCTGTAATCAGGAAGGGTAGTGGTGGGctatttactttaacaagagttTCTCCTCATCAGCAggatgtgaaataaaaataaatatcagtaaGTCATCTCAGAGTTTAACAGGTTTGCAGTAATGGAATTATTAGAACTATACACAATTTCAAGTCATGCTTTTAAACAAAGTAAGACAAAACGTACCTTGGTAAACTAGAGTTTCTCTAGAAAGGAGGAATTTGACCTTGAATGTGGGATACTACTTAATGCAACATGCAATTAATTCAGTAAGAGAACCCTTAGATTTGATGAATGTATCATCATGTACATTTTAGTTGAACCTGGTTCAGTATGTAACAGAATAATAATGGAAAAATGGAAATCACAGTTTCACAGAATGCAAGGACTACTAAGAATCACAGAACAGGGACAAAGTCTTAGTCAAATAGTAGTCAGCTTTCTCCTTTTCATCCCCCACCCCCATGTCTGCCTCTCAGACCTGGCACAAGCACATTCATCTTTGTGGATTCAGTGATAGGACTGTAATGGCACTACACAAGCAGATTGTGGCCATGCAGAAACATTTAGGCAATACAGACATCTCCAGATGAATCTAAAGCTAAGGTAGTGTTCATTCAAGATTTAAGACCAGGCCTCACAGGTTCACACCTCCTCCTTTTACAACCTTCCATCCTTGTCCATTGGGTTGTGTCGGCAGTGAGGGGCAGATTAAGGTCATGTGCATCCAGATTCTTCAGCTCTGTCCCGTTGGCTTCTGAGTGCTACTCTGAGGTACCTGATAGGTGAGATCCTCAGTGGGTGTGACCTGTCCAGTGGCATTCTTGGGTGTATCATAAGCAGACCTCCCTGAATGGCTACTGTCTGTCCGTGTGAGCAGAGAGGCCGGCCCGGCACCCATGAAACTGCACACTGTGGAAGGCTGGCTCAAAGAGGAGCCCCCTGATGGATGGCAACCCATATCAACCACAATGGGTGTAGCGTATTCAGATCCCGAAGCTGGCAGGGGTTCTGCATAGGCGTGGTATACTTCTGGAGAGATGGGGGCGTCGTACAGGTCAGGGTCAGAGTATCCTGGGTCGGGCCCCTCGTCCGGTTTAAAGGTTGACCGGGGACCTAATGTTGTAACACCGCTCACCAGTGGCTGAGCATATTCTGAAAAGAAAGCATGTCATTGTgtgttaacaaaaaaaaaaaagttaccagTGTCAACACTGTCAAAAACATGCCTGATGAGTCTACAGAAGCTGAGCAACTAAGGAAACAATATAATTTCAAAGAAAAGACTGCCACTGCggtgtattaaaaaaataaagaaatggatACTTTGACTTTTTGAAAATAACTTATGTGACATTACAAAAAACGAAACactacaacaaaaaatacatgaTTTGAAATTACATTCCTTGTTTTAACACAATTGTGTATACAACAATTGGTGGCTGTAATTTTCTATTAATAGTTGTTTAGTAataaaggaggagaagaagaggaccACAAgttagtgtttaaaaaaaaaaaaatgcagcaacattcaaaataaaggttttgCAAGGTAGGAAATTTACTCAACTTTTTCTTGTTATGCCATAAGAATACTCGcattgaatttaaataaaacccTTCATACTCCATAGGGTGCCTTCGATAGCAGCTGAAACCATCTTAAGAAGTGAACCATTAAACATGTTACTTTCACTAAGAACTCTTGGTTACTTGAACAGTATTTACCTGCAGGTTCAGCATGTAGTCTGGGTACAGCACCTCTACCTGTTATCCGGCCCACTTCGCTGCTGCTGTACCGGACTGAATCCTCTGTCTCCACCATCTTTGAAGGCAACAGCTGCTTCATGCTTTTCCACCAGTCTGCAGCAGAAGCACAGTGTGATGCACCAGTACGAAAAACATAACAGAGCTCTCAGCCTGTGCTGCAGACAGATTACATACCTGTGCGATCCCAGTGAGGGAGATCATATGTTCCTTCAGAGCTCTTTTTCCTGTGAAGAGAAAAATAAGTTCTGAACAACATTTTCCACAAGATTTTCCACACACTGTAATGTAAATACATACCTGTTCCTCCAGTGCCACGCACAAACCACAATCAAAATGAGAGCGGTTAGAACCATGACCAACACAGGCACCAGAACTGCTGCCAGCGCCACATCTAAGAGTAGAAGTACTACAATAAATACCATATGTTTCTATTAGGGATCAAACAagcttttttataaaaaaaaataaaaaaattgacgCACCTTTGTCGGTGTGAGGAGGCATAGTGGTGTTTCTTATGTCCGGGGTGTGTGTGGTTTGGCCAATGGGAGGTGGGTGTTTGGTACCCACAGGAGGTGGTGCGTGACGAGAGGGGGGAAACATCCTTGGCCCAGGCTGCATCTCTGTCCACCGCCTCACTGTcaaaaagaatagaaaaaatatatttcacaacTAAAAATTCTGCATTTAG is part of the Micropterus dolomieu isolate WLL.071019.BEF.003 ecotype Adirondacks linkage group LG07, ASM2129224v1, whole genome shotgun sequence genome and harbors:
- the tmem30c gene encoding transmembrane protein 30C — translated: MGKVKGESGRFARRPDNSAFKQQRLPAWSPMLTANTVLPFFYFMALICMLLGVWLLLTVQSTQEIKLDYTEAGTCDICFEKRKNVSYAAQTCSCKVVFPIEKAFKGDVFFYYGLQNFHQNLRRYMDSRDDGQMVGRKKNLKNPSSYCEPYAKDQNELPIAPCGAVANSIFNDSFSLTYHGSSGLSVPVPLLREGIAWYTDKNIKFRNPKIDNLTLAQVFEGTVKPLYWQKPVYELDTHNPTNNGFINDDLIIWMREAAFPNFKKLYGVLYRANNPFTKGLPEGNYSIEISYNFPVQYFQGRKEVVLTTLTWFGGQNHFLPIAYLVTSSLILLIAVTLTVAWLKFGKNGNNMEE